From the Synechococcus sp. Nb3U1 genome, the window CCAAGCCTTTCGCCCCAAGATCGATCCCCGTCAGCGAACCCTGTTGGATTGGGTGCGCACCTTGGATGTGTATCCGGATCCCTATAACTATGTGGATCAGCCAGTGCGGGTACAGGGGTTTGTCATCCCTGAAGAGCGGCCCGACCATTTTGTCCTCGCCCGGTTTTTGGTCAGTTGTTGTGCCGCCGATGCCTATCCGGTTGGTTTGCCGGTGCGCTGGGCGAATGCTGACGAACTGGCAGCAGATAGTTGGCTGCGCATAGAAGGACAGATGGCGGTAGAACCAATCAATGGCACTTCACAGCTGGTGATCGTCGCACAACAGGTGGAGCCGATACCGGTGCCGATGAATCCCTACGCCGATGAATGACGGCTGTATGACGAGATCCCTCGACTTAAAATTGAGGCCAAATGCCAAATGTCACTTATTTTTTGTGAGCCCCCATGTACCGGATCCCCGCTTCAAGTTCATCCTGGTTAGAACGCTGGCTACCTCAACCGTTGGATCGGTGGGTGGCCGGGATCAGCCTCTGCAGCTTGGTG encodes:
- a CDS encoding TIGR03943 family putative permease subunit; translation: MLRGNTAYWEAAGLMLLGILLVVYRWRGTLLMLISPSYVNVALLAGLCLLGLGIGRWWGATHTHETHSSLLGPRLGAGLLLLTAILGFWIEPQPLSSQTALNRGVSPYLGVSRSQPQAFRPKIDPRQRTLLDWVRTLDVYPDPYNYVDQPVRVQGFVIPEERPDHFVLARFLVSCCAADAYPVGLPVRWANADELAADSWLRIEGQMAVEPINGTSQLVIVAQQVEPIPVPMNPYADE